A region from the Oncorhynchus keta strain PuntledgeMale-10-30-2019 chromosome 5, Oket_V2, whole genome shotgun sequence genome encodes:
- the LOC118384219 gene encoding uncharacterized protein LOC118384219 isoform X2, producing the protein MQRWLKLNSKASRKEKERGEIQVTVQFTRNNMTASMFDLTMKDKPRSTFGKLKDRVTGRKRGDMESSSAIVPGRFAALSSSLGQPFGEGSGGGEDPGEVEVAEEKRSKVKDFFLGKGKLRRSSDTRSCSSLASESSMSSTTSESHCPPSLGLGLLVDPPSSPIYSSKVKDTHHGDTDQAKKVLTTTQSSPKILTHKRAFSDEASRITTTAIPRPCPAVESLKGQGMTLSQSSLCINGSHVYGSEPVGPKGSSTLPSKLVLLEKCSPLSRSLQNLTKRSEDKGSAGESRRWSFDKVKKDEKDEEKEAEPPVSQFQSARVGGRPVQAAAPMLSSTTTVDSADKGKKLRKTLFSGGRSDSLPAKSELSQGSPPPEGRLRGWFGSSDSQNKPRLEVSPKVESESDIPPPLPPRSLIPLQCSSPSASFTGHSSPDSPHPTNPFTPSPSPSLTPDPISPFNPFLPRMQCNPFFEDLIAEEGQRSPPLATCSPVTPLCHSTALPCVPSPTHDPAVQIEMAAIWRDRPRPVARQTSLPALLPTPATASPPNPFTSRSISESGGGEWDESFDAFASSRLNSPKGSPNNHPSIATSRQAQVRSTPPYESYTIPPIEEMRMSEEEEPPPLPPRRPIIRTLVNGRPSDSWLHRGQELAVQKEACLLSQTGAASLQHTREWGHKRHTPSPHLYPSPGKDLVSSDLLDFHTVHSQHYANMSPESPSPFKSEDEFKKFDYEPLRDEDDKIIFTEQDLWPDATDSIISLASEDTTDASPTVRKYAIVKNTSHSELKDLSLPVMLLNSERTVADLLTKSSPKHSKSGLKTLDIASTPPDPTTDSFSIHPDKPTKSRNNNYESPPLTLEDLNKNKSNSDFCFIDSASDASPSPSDMMTVHTLKSLGGICPQPPQDTPIALSHEQMMLYAEDMLIFQKTSTIDVNSAVKVNLPEVSSLCQDNCQDGGCELNTSRRDSASNMKSISIFTPDSLNIERETVELKDTQSPMDRNGNITKSKIDSSKLDPLCHVTSFPVSSQVEMQQEVVCNKQEVSQPLAKQTNPVNESSPRGTSSHRSLKGMIRELHGNSGANSPGKGLGESPLHQSPSPGQIILESIEGPFSYQPTKPPFSSPLSPNRETTLKAALFVSSKKIHTNSSTQSIPEENCLTEHSSSKYAGAISFEDLHAKVAPNVRSPMSARLRPGTTVHTSNPCASNPSSATLFLATETNGQAKLPPTLVPLHTSSPDREAQYRSQCHLGCGPLHLFLLLLLFLLHHCPALGRCTAHTFA; encoded by the exons ATGGCTCAAACTCAACTCCAAGGCCAGCCGGAAGGAGAAGGAGCGTGGCGAGATACAGGTAACGGTCCAGTTCACGCGCAACAACATGACAGCCAGCATGTTCGACCTTACCATGAAGGACAAGCCGCGCTCTACCTTCGGCAAACTCAAGGACCGCGTGACGGGGAGGAAGAGGGGCGACATGGAGTCCTCCTCGGCTATTGTGCCGGGACGCTTCGCCGCCCTGTCGAGTTCCCTGGGGCAGCCATtcggggaggggagtggagggggagaggacccCGGGGAGGTAGAGGTAGCCGAGGAGAAGCGGAGCAAGGTGAAGGATTTTTTCCTGGGTAAGGGAAAGCTGCGGAGGTCTTCTGACACGAGGTCGTGTTCGTCGCTGGCCTCAGAAAGCAGCATGTCATCCACGACCAGTGAGAGCCACTGCCCCCCTTCTCTGGGTCTAGGCCTCCTGGTGGACCCCCCCAGCTCCCCCATCTACAGCAGCAAGGTCAAAGACACCCACCACGGAGATACAGACCAAGCTAAAAAAG TGCTTACCACCACACAGTCTTCCCCAAAGATACTGACCCACAAGCGAGCCTTCAGCGACGAGGCGAGTAGGATCACCACGACTGCCATTCCCCGGCCCTGTCCTGCTGTGGAGTCCCTCAAGGGTCAAGGTATGACTCTCTCCCAATCCTCTCTGTGCATCAACGGAAGCCACGTCTATGGATCTGAACCGGTGGGTCCCAAGGGCTCAAGCACCCTTCCATCCAAGCTGGTCCTGCTCGAGAagtgctcccctctctctcgttcgctGCAGAACCTCACAAAGCGGAGCGAGGACAAGGGTTCCGCTGGCGAGAGTCGGCGCTGGTCCTTCGACAAGGTAAAGAAAGACGAGaaggatgaggagaaggaggccGAACCTCCAGTCTCCCAGTTTCAAAGTGCTCGAGTGGGGGGTCGGCCGGTGCAGGCAGCAGCCCCGATGCTGTCTTCTACTACCACGGTGGACTCAGCAGACAAAGGGAAGAAGCTCAGAAAAACGTTATTCTCCGGAGGGAGGAGTGATTCTCTACCTGCCAAGTCCGAGCTGAGCCAGGGTTCTCCTCCCCCTGAGGGGAGACTGCGAGGCTGGTTTGGCTCCAGTGACTCCCAGAACAAGCCAAG GCTGGAAGTTTCTCCTAAGGTAGAAAGCGAATCAgacatccctcctcctctcccccctcgctCCCTCATTCCCCTCCAGTGCTCGTCTCCCTCTGCTTCTTTCACTGGCCATTCCTCGCCCGACAGTCCCCATCCAACTAACCCCTtcacaccctctccctctccctctctgacccctgaccccatcTCTCCATTCAACCCCTTCCTCCCGCGTATGCAGTGTAACCCCTTTTTTGAGGACCTCATTGCAGAAGAGGGCCAGAGGTCCCCCCCTCTTGCTACCTGCTCCCCCGTCACACCCCTCTGTCATTCCACAGCTTTGCCTTGCGTCCCCAGTCCCACCCACGATCCCGCCGTGCAAATTGAAATGGCCGCCATATGGCGAGACCGGCCCAGGCCTGTAGCCAGGCAGACGTCCCTCCCTGCCTTACTTCCGACACCAGCGACGGCTAGCCCCCCCAATCCGTTTACGTCTCGCTCCATAtcagagagtgggggaggagaatGGGATGAGTCCTTTGATGCCTTTGCCTCCAGCAGACTGAATTCGCCAAAGGGCTCTCCTAACAATCACCCTTCAATAGCAACCTCAAGGCAAGCACAAGTAAGAAGCACTCCTCCATATGAGAGTTACACTATTCCACCCATAGAGGAGATGAGGATGAGTGAAGAAGAAGAGCCTCCACCATTGCCTCCACGGAGGCCCATAATACGGACTCTGGTGAACGGGAGACCCTCTGACAGCTGGTTGCACAGGGGTCAGGAACTGGCGGTGCAGAAAGAGGCCTGTCTCCTGTCACAAACAGGCGCAGCTTCCCTACAGCACACAAGAGAATGGGGGCACAAGAGACACACACCAAGTCCCCACCTGTACCCAAGCCCAGGCAAAGACCTTGTCAGTAGTGACCTGTTGGACTTTCATACCGTACACTCACAACATTATGCCAACATGTCTCCAGAGTCTCCATCTCCATTCAAGTCTGAAGATGAGTTCAAGAAGTTTGACTATGAACCATTACGAGATGAAGATGATAAAATTATATTTACTGAGCAGGACCTATGGCCAGATGCAACAGATTCAATAATATCGTTGGCTTCAGAGGATACGACGGACGCCAGTCCCACTGTAAGAAAATATGCTATTGTAAAGAACACTTCACATTCTGAACTCAAAGACTTATCTCTGCCAGTAATGCTTCTTAATAGTGAAAGGACTGTTGCCGATCTACTGACTAAGTCTTCCCCAAAACACTCTAAATCAGGTCTTAAGACACTAGACATTGCTTCAACTCCACCAGACCCAACAACGGACTCGTTCTCAATTCACCCAGATAAGCCCACCAAATCCAGAAACAACAATTATGAATCACCTCCGCTAACCTTAGAAGACCTTAATAAAAACAAAAGTAACTcggatttttgttttattgactCTGCTTCTGATGCTTCCCCATCTCCATCTGACATGATGACAGTGCATACCCTCAAAAGTTTAGGTGGCATTTGTCCTCAACCTCCACAAGATACTCCCATAGCATTATCTCATGAGCAGATGATGCTATATGCAGAAGATATGTTAATTTTTCAGAAGACTAGTACTATAGACGTCAACTCTGCTGTAAAAGTGAACTTACCAGAAGTCTCCTCGCTTTGTCAAGACAATTGTCAAGATGGAGGATGTGAATTGAATACATCACGCAGAGATTCTGCAAGCAATATGAAGAGCATTAGCATTTTTACGCCTGACAGTcttaacatagagagagagactgtagaatTAAAAGACACTCAATCTCCAATGGATAGAAATGGCAACATTACAAAATCAAAGATAGACAGTTCAAAACTAGACCCTTTATGTCATGTTACATCTTTTCCAGTTTCGTCCCAGGTGGAAATGCAACAGGAAGTTGTATGCAATAAACAGGAAGTGAGTCAGCCTCTGGCCAAACAAACCAATCCTGTCAATGAGTCTTCACCAAGGGGCACTAGTTCTCACAGAAGTCTCAAGGGAATGATACGAGAGCTCCACGGCAACAGTGGTGCAAATAGCCCTGGCAAAGGATTGGGTGAGAGCCCTCTTCACCAATCACCGTCTCCTGGGCAAATAATCTTAGAGAGCATTGAAGGACCGTTCTCATATCAACCCACCAAACCTCCTTTTTCCTCACCTTTGTCACCGAATAGAGAGACAACGCTCAAGGCAGCGTTATTTGTGTCCTCGAAAAAAATACACACAAATAGTTCCACTCAGTCAATTCCAGAAGAAAACTGCTTAACGGAACATTCCTCATCCAAATATGCTGGGGCGATCAGCTTTGAAGACCTCCACGCCAAAGTAGCCCCAAACGTGAGAAGCCCCATGAGTGCCAGGTTAAGGCCTGGCACCACAGTGCATACTTCCAACCCCTGTGCTTCCAACCCCTCCTCTGCTACCCTCTTCCTGGCAACTGAAACTAATGGCCAGGCTAAGCTGCCCCCCACCCTTGTCCCCCTCCATACATCATCCCCCGACCGTGAGGCCCAGTACCGGAGCCAGTGCCACCTTGGCTGTGGCCCCCTacacctcttcctccttctcctcctcttcctcctacacCACTGCCCAGCCCTTGGTCGATGCACGGCACACACTTTTGCCTGA
- the LOC118384219 gene encoding uncharacterized protein LOC118384219 isoform X1: protein MMSLIELNDDQRWVPTHVNVTVLRARGLRTKGKHGSRYVYTIIQVGKEKYTTGLVEKATVPEWNEECCFELLPGILEAGGRSAFPSGSGDLVLTVMHRVLIGLDVFLGQAIVPLDKIFQDGMCPRDEWLKLNSKASRKEKERGEIQVTVQFTRNNMTASMFDLTMKDKPRSTFGKLKDRVTGRKRGDMESSSAIVPGRFAALSSSLGQPFGEGSGGGEDPGEVEVAEEKRSKVKDFFLGKGKLRRSSDTRSCSSLASESSMSSTTSESHCPPSLGLGLLVDPPSSPIYSSKVKDTHHGDTDQAKKVLTTTQSSPKILTHKRAFSDEASRITTTAIPRPCPAVESLKGQGMTLSQSSLCINGSHVYGSEPVGPKGSSTLPSKLVLLEKCSPLSRSLQNLTKRSEDKGSAGESRRWSFDKVKKDEKDEEKEAEPPVSQFQSARVGGRPVQAAAPMLSSTTTVDSADKGKKLRKTLFSGGRSDSLPAKSELSQGSPPPEGRLRGWFGSSDSQNKPRLEVSPKVESESDIPPPLPPRSLIPLQCSSPSASFTGHSSPDSPHPTNPFTPSPSPSLTPDPISPFNPFLPRMQCNPFFEDLIAEEGQRSPPLATCSPVTPLCHSTALPCVPSPTHDPAVQIEMAAIWRDRPRPVARQTSLPALLPTPATASPPNPFTSRSISESGGGEWDESFDAFASSRLNSPKGSPNNHPSIATSRQAQVRSTPPYESYTIPPIEEMRMSEEEEPPPLPPRRPIIRTLVNGRPSDSWLHRGQELAVQKEACLLSQTGAASLQHTREWGHKRHTPSPHLYPSPGKDLVSSDLLDFHTVHSQHYANMSPESPSPFKSEDEFKKFDYEPLRDEDDKIIFTEQDLWPDATDSIISLASEDTTDASPTVRKYAIVKNTSHSELKDLSLPVMLLNSERTVADLLTKSSPKHSKSGLKTLDIASTPPDPTTDSFSIHPDKPTKSRNNNYESPPLTLEDLNKNKSNSDFCFIDSASDASPSPSDMMTVHTLKSLGGICPQPPQDTPIALSHEQMMLYAEDMLIFQKTSTIDVNSAVKVNLPEVSSLCQDNCQDGGCELNTSRRDSASNMKSISIFTPDSLNIERETVELKDTQSPMDRNGNITKSKIDSSKLDPLCHVTSFPVSSQVEMQQEVVCNKQEVSQPLAKQTNPVNESSPRGTSSHRSLKGMIRELHGNSGANSPGKGLGESPLHQSPSPGQIILESIEGPFSYQPTKPPFSSPLSPNRETTLKAALFVSSKKIHTNSSTQSIPEENCLTEHSSSKYAGAISFEDLHAKVAPNVRSPMSARLRPGTTVHTSNPCASNPSSATLFLATETNGQAKLPPTLVPLHTSSPDREAQYRSQCHLGCGPLHLFLLLLLFLLHHCPALGRCTAHTFA from the exons ATGGCTCAAACTCAACTCCAAGGCCAGCCGGAAGGAGAAGGAGCGTGGCGAGATACAGGTAACGGTCCAGTTCACGCGCAACAACATGACAGCCAGCATGTTCGACCTTACCATGAAGGACAAGCCGCGCTCTACCTTCGGCAAACTCAAGGACCGCGTGACGGGGAGGAAGAGGGGCGACATGGAGTCCTCCTCGGCTATTGTGCCGGGACGCTTCGCCGCCCTGTCGAGTTCCCTGGGGCAGCCATtcggggaggggagtggagggggagaggacccCGGGGAGGTAGAGGTAGCCGAGGAGAAGCGGAGCAAGGTGAAGGATTTTTTCCTGGGTAAGGGAAAGCTGCGGAGGTCTTCTGACACGAGGTCGTGTTCGTCGCTGGCCTCAGAAAGCAGCATGTCATCCACGACCAGTGAGAGCCACTGCCCCCCTTCTCTGGGTCTAGGCCTCCTGGTGGACCCCCCCAGCTCCCCCATCTACAGCAGCAAGGTCAAAGACACCCACCACGGAGATACAGACCAAGCTAAAAAAG TGCTTACCACCACACAGTCTTCCCCAAAGATACTGACCCACAAGCGAGCCTTCAGCGACGAGGCGAGTAGGATCACCACGACTGCCATTCCCCGGCCCTGTCCTGCTGTGGAGTCCCTCAAGGGTCAAGGTATGACTCTCTCCCAATCCTCTCTGTGCATCAACGGAAGCCACGTCTATGGATCTGAACCGGTGGGTCCCAAGGGCTCAAGCACCCTTCCATCCAAGCTGGTCCTGCTCGAGAagtgctcccctctctctcgttcgctGCAGAACCTCACAAAGCGGAGCGAGGACAAGGGTTCCGCTGGCGAGAGTCGGCGCTGGTCCTTCGACAAGGTAAAGAAAGACGAGaaggatgaggagaaggaggccGAACCTCCAGTCTCCCAGTTTCAAAGTGCTCGAGTGGGGGGTCGGCCGGTGCAGGCAGCAGCCCCGATGCTGTCTTCTACTACCACGGTGGACTCAGCAGACAAAGGGAAGAAGCTCAGAAAAACGTTATTCTCCGGAGGGAGGAGTGATTCTCTACCTGCCAAGTCCGAGCTGAGCCAGGGTTCTCCTCCCCCTGAGGGGAGACTGCGAGGCTGGTTTGGCTCCAGTGACTCCCAGAACAAGCCAAG GCTGGAAGTTTCTCCTAAGGTAGAAAGCGAATCAgacatccctcctcctctcccccctcgctCCCTCATTCCCCTCCAGTGCTCGTCTCCCTCTGCTTCTTTCACTGGCCATTCCTCGCCCGACAGTCCCCATCCAACTAACCCCTtcacaccctctccctctccctctctgacccctgaccccatcTCTCCATTCAACCCCTTCCTCCCGCGTATGCAGTGTAACCCCTTTTTTGAGGACCTCATTGCAGAAGAGGGCCAGAGGTCCCCCCCTCTTGCTACCTGCTCCCCCGTCACACCCCTCTGTCATTCCACAGCTTTGCCTTGCGTCCCCAGTCCCACCCACGATCCCGCCGTGCAAATTGAAATGGCCGCCATATGGCGAGACCGGCCCAGGCCTGTAGCCAGGCAGACGTCCCTCCCTGCCTTACTTCCGACACCAGCGACGGCTAGCCCCCCCAATCCGTTTACGTCTCGCTCCATAtcagagagtgggggaggagaatGGGATGAGTCCTTTGATGCCTTTGCCTCCAGCAGACTGAATTCGCCAAAGGGCTCTCCTAACAATCACCCTTCAATAGCAACCTCAAGGCAAGCACAAGTAAGAAGCACTCCTCCATATGAGAGTTACACTATTCCACCCATAGAGGAGATGAGGATGAGTGAAGAAGAAGAGCCTCCACCATTGCCTCCACGGAGGCCCATAATACGGACTCTGGTGAACGGGAGACCCTCTGACAGCTGGTTGCACAGGGGTCAGGAACTGGCGGTGCAGAAAGAGGCCTGTCTCCTGTCACAAACAGGCGCAGCTTCCCTACAGCACACAAGAGAATGGGGGCACAAGAGACACACACCAAGTCCCCACCTGTACCCAAGCCCAGGCAAAGACCTTGTCAGTAGTGACCTGTTGGACTTTCATACCGTACACTCACAACATTATGCCAACATGTCTCCAGAGTCTCCATCTCCATTCAAGTCTGAAGATGAGTTCAAGAAGTTTGACTATGAACCATTACGAGATGAAGATGATAAAATTATATTTACTGAGCAGGACCTATGGCCAGATGCAACAGATTCAATAATATCGTTGGCTTCAGAGGATACGACGGACGCCAGTCCCACTGTAAGAAAATATGCTATTGTAAAGAACACTTCACATTCTGAACTCAAAGACTTATCTCTGCCAGTAATGCTTCTTAATAGTGAAAGGACTGTTGCCGATCTACTGACTAAGTCTTCCCCAAAACACTCTAAATCAGGTCTTAAGACACTAGACATTGCTTCAACTCCACCAGACCCAACAACGGACTCGTTCTCAATTCACCCAGATAAGCCCACCAAATCCAGAAACAACAATTATGAATCACCTCCGCTAACCTTAGAAGACCTTAATAAAAACAAAAGTAACTcggatttttgttttattgactCTGCTTCTGATGCTTCCCCATCTCCATCTGACATGATGACAGTGCATACCCTCAAAAGTTTAGGTGGCATTTGTCCTCAACCTCCACAAGATACTCCCATAGCATTATCTCATGAGCAGATGATGCTATATGCAGAAGATATGTTAATTTTTCAGAAGACTAGTACTATAGACGTCAACTCTGCTGTAAAAGTGAACTTACCAGAAGTCTCCTCGCTTTGTCAAGACAATTGTCAAGATGGAGGATGTGAATTGAATACATCACGCAGAGATTCTGCAAGCAATATGAAGAGCATTAGCATTTTTACGCCTGACAGTcttaacatagagagagagactgtagaatTAAAAGACACTCAATCTCCAATGGATAGAAATGGCAACATTACAAAATCAAAGATAGACAGTTCAAAACTAGACCCTTTATGTCATGTTACATCTTTTCCAGTTTCGTCCCAGGTGGAAATGCAACAGGAAGTTGTATGCAATAAACAGGAAGTGAGTCAGCCTCTGGCCAAACAAACCAATCCTGTCAATGAGTCTTCACCAAGGGGCACTAGTTCTCACAGAAGTCTCAAGGGAATGATACGAGAGCTCCACGGCAACAGTGGTGCAAATAGCCCTGGCAAAGGATTGGGTGAGAGCCCTCTTCACCAATCACCGTCTCCTGGGCAAATAATCTTAGAGAGCATTGAAGGACCGTTCTCATATCAACCCACCAAACCTCCTTTTTCCTCACCTTTGTCACCGAATAGAGAGACAACGCTCAAGGCAGCGTTATTTGTGTCCTCGAAAAAAATACACACAAATAGTTCCACTCAGTCAATTCCAGAAGAAAACTGCTTAACGGAACATTCCTCATCCAAATATGCTGGGGCGATCAGCTTTGAAGACCTCCACGCCAAAGTAGCCCCAAACGTGAGAAGCCCCATGAGTGCCAGGTTAAGGCCTGGCACCACAGTGCATACTTCCAACCCCTGTGCTTCCAACCCCTCCTCTGCTACCCTCTTCCTGGCAACTGAAACTAATGGCCAGGCTAAGCTGCCCCCCACCCTTGTCCCCCTCCATACATCATCCCCCGACCGTGAGGCCCAGTACCGGAGCCAGTGCCACCTTGGCTGTGGCCCCCTacacctcttcctccttctcctcctcttcctcctacacCACTGCCCAGCCCTTGGTCGATGCACGGCACACACTTTTGCCTGA